A DNA window from Niabella yanshanensis contains the following coding sequences:
- a CDS encoding ArnT family glycosyltransferase, whose amino-acid sequence MSTTSGIKIQSGQKQETRALGLFMLGWFIVNALQAYFLGLEGDEAYYWHLSQNIDWSYFDHPPMVALLIRMGEILGHGSLFTRLGTVFITTLSIGIIYKALPDYLKNIRWYILIAASTLLVNVYSFITTPDAPLLFFSSLFLLTYKSFLNKRSIANSLLMALCITGMFYSKYHGILLIFFVVLSNYKLLINRYFWLTILITTVFFLPHIYWQYEHDWPSFRYHLNERLARHYRINHTTDYLLGQILVFGPFISLLFYATCYRLKIKDPLLRTHLFIFAGTLIFFLISSFKNTVEAHWTLIAAPSFMTLFMSLIINGTNKYQRLFRKFAIANIVIILLARVLFLVPHSPFTLIRHYYPFFYGKQWAETLHKAAGNTPVIFENSYVLPSLYTYYYPEAQALDYNTKSYRKTNYNLENDCKLSGQKVWHYQITREKDPAFTYIDTKYNPGQLRPIESFTCVNSLRIVPLQLPSRLKAGSSYPIKIRFENKSARTITLYNELEIDYAFFIAKSDFVNADEAYKIDGDTIAPGQKSIIALNLRTPDQPGCYKLLFSIKNRHLQGNFASPFYEIEIN is encoded by the coding sequence GGTTTATTGTAAACGCTCTGCAGGCCTATTTCCTGGGACTGGAAGGAGACGAAGCGTACTACTGGCATTTGTCCCAAAATATAGATTGGAGTTATTTCGACCATCCCCCTATGGTGGCTTTACTGATCCGGATGGGAGAAATTTTGGGTCATGGAAGCTTGTTTACCCGCTTAGGCACGGTATTCATAACAACGCTCTCCATTGGCATTATTTATAAAGCCCTGCCTGACTATTTAAAGAATATAAGATGGTATATACTGATAGCTGCATCAACACTTTTGGTAAACGTTTATAGCTTTATCACAACACCCGATGCGCCTCTTTTATTTTTTTCGTCCTTATTCCTGTTAACCTATAAAAGCTTTTTGAATAAAAGAAGTATTGCCAATAGTCTTTTGATGGCTTTATGTATCACCGGCATGTTTTACAGCAAGTATCATGGTATCTTACTCATTTTTTTCGTAGTACTTTCCAATTACAAATTGCTTATCAACCGGTATTTCTGGCTAACCATATTGATTACTACAGTTTTCTTTTTACCGCATATTTACTGGCAGTACGAGCACGACTGGCCTAGTTTCCGTTATCATTTGAATGAGCGTCTCGCCAGGCACTACCGAATAAACCACACCACCGATTATTTGCTAGGCCAGATTTTGGTTTTCGGCCCGTTTATCTCACTATTATTTTATGCAACCTGTTACAGACTTAAGATCAAAGACCCATTACTCAGAACTCATTTATTCATTTTTGCAGGCACTCTGATCTTCTTTTTGATCTCCTCCTTTAAAAACACGGTAGAAGCACACTGGACATTAATAGCAGCGCCTTCATTTATGACCTTATTTATGTCGCTTATTATAAACGGCACTAATAAGTACCAGCGTCTTTTTCGCAAATTTGCTATCGCCAATATCGTGATCATACTATTGGCCAGGGTGCTTTTTTTAGTTCCCCACTCTCCGTTTACCTTAATCCGGCATTATTATCCGTTTTTCTACGGAAAGCAATGGGCCGAAACTTTGCATAAGGCCGCAGGCAACACTCCGGTCATTTTTGAGAACTCTTATGTATTGCCATCGCTGTACACTTATTATTATCCGGAAGCTCAAGCCCTGGATTACAACACTAAGAGCTACCGCAAAACCAATTATAATCTGGAAAACGATTGTAAATTGAGTGGCCAAAAAGTATGGCATTATCAAATAACCCGGGAAAAAGATCCGGCTTTTACTTATATCGATACTAAATACAACCCCGGGCAGCTGCGTCCTATTGAAAGTTTCACCTGTGTCAATTCCTTAAGGATCGTTCCTCTGCAATTACCTTCCCGGTTAAAGGCCGGCTCGTCTTATCCAATTAAGATTAGGTTTGAAAACAAATCTGCCCGGACAATCACGCTTTATAATGAGCTTGAGATCGATTATGCTTTTTTTATCGCAAAGTCCGATTTTGTTAACGCGGATGAAGCTTATAAAATTGACGGGGATACGATTGCTCCGGGGCAAAAAAGCATTATTGCCCTTAACCTACGGACACCTGATCAACCGGGCTGCTACAAACTCCTTTTCTCCATAAAAAACAGACATCTGCAAGGCAACTTTGCCAGTCCGTTTTATGAAATAGAAATAAACTAA
- a CDS encoding LTA synthase family protein yields the protein MFPHLGWEDWFNILKGGGKFDIAALFYFGGLPLVMMLLPVPEKWRNNKMYLKIVRLVFFIFIGIALLLNCIDFIYYRFTLRRTTFSVLQEFQNEKNGLKLVWDFIFDFWYVVLIFAGLILSMIWLYNRVQARFNSSSSKLRYYITGTGILVLTVVLAIGGIRGDFKHSTRPITISNAGDYVKSPNEIYLVLNTPFTFIRTMSVKGLKKMEYYKEYALEAIYTPVHTPDPANHFQKKNVVLILLESFGKEAVGFYNKDLDNGTYKGYTPFLDSLAGQSKVFWNSFANGRKSIDAIPSCIASIPSGFNPFVLTPYVSDTIGGLAHALKNEGYHTSFFHGAPNGSMGFAAIIKLLGIAHYYGKNEFNNDKEYDGIWGIWDEPFFQFFDEKLSSFQQPFFSTIFSVSSHHPFKVPKQYEGVFEKGALPVFECISYTDMALRKFFNRAKTQPWFNNTLFIISADHATETHHREYQNAWGEYAIPILLYAPGDDNMKGVTNEIIQQIDIMPTVLGYLNYNKPFLAYGNNVLDSTQQDPHFAYQYSGGYRWFQGDYLLMSDALKPGKLYNWKIDRFLQADLAQQKPDTLARMNKRLKAFIQQYNNRLIDNRLTVR from the coding sequence ATGTTTCCTCACCTGGGGTGGGAAGATTGGTTTAATATTTTAAAGGGAGGAGGCAAATTTGATATCGCCGCCCTGTTTTATTTTGGGGGGCTTCCGCTGGTAATGATGTTGCTGCCTGTGCCGGAGAAATGGCGTAACAATAAAATGTACCTGAAAATAGTAAGGCTTGTATTTTTTATTTTCATAGGTATTGCTCTGCTGCTTAACTGTATTGATTTTATCTACTACAGGTTTACTTTACGCCGCACCACATTCAGCGTCTTGCAGGAGTTTCAAAATGAAAAAAACGGCCTGAAGCTGGTTTGGGATTTTATATTTGATTTCTGGTATGTTGTATTGATTTTTGCGGGGCTCATCCTGTCAATGATTTGGCTTTATAACAGGGTACAGGCCAGGTTCAACAGCTCTTCATCCAAACTTAGATATTACATCACGGGTACGGGCATACTCGTATTAACAGTAGTACTTGCTATAGGTGGAATACGTGGTGATTTTAAACATAGCACAAGGCCTATCACCATCAGCAACGCAGGCGATTATGTGAAAAGTCCCAATGAAATTTACCTGGTATTAAATACTCCGTTCACATTTATCCGAACCATGAGTGTGAAAGGGCTGAAAAAAATGGAGTATTACAAAGAGTATGCGCTGGAAGCTATTTACACGCCGGTTCACACGCCTGATCCGGCTAATCACTTTCAAAAAAAGAATGTGGTTTTAATATTACTCGAAAGTTTTGGTAAAGAGGCCGTTGGTTTTTATAATAAGGATTTGGATAATGGAACCTATAAAGGTTATACGCCGTTTCTGGATTCACTGGCCGGGCAAAGCAAAGTGTTCTGGAATTCGTTTGCAAATGGCCGTAAATCGATAGATGCGATACCATCCTGCATCGCCTCTATCCCAAGCGGATTCAATCCGTTTGTACTGACTCCCTATGTGTCTGATACTATTGGCGGGTTAGCGCATGCCTTGAAAAATGAAGGTTACCATACCTCCTTTTTTCATGGAGCACCAAACGGGTCAATGGGGTTTGCAGCAATTATCAAATTATTGGGTATAGCGCATTATTATGGAAAAAATGAATTTAATAATGATAAAGAATATGATGGGATCTGGGGCATTTGGGATGAGCCATTCTTCCAGTTTTTTGATGAAAAGCTAAGCAGTTTTCAGCAACCTTTTTTCAGCACTATATTTTCAGTTTCATCGCATCATCCTTTTAAAGTGCCTAAACAATACGAGGGTGTTTTTGAAAAAGGAGCCTTACCCGTATTTGAGTGTATTAGTTATACAGATATGGCCCTGAGAAAATTTTTCAACCGGGCAAAAACACAGCCCTGGTTTAACAATACACTTTTTATTATAAGCGCCGACCATGCTACGGAAACCCATCACCGCGAATATCAGAACGCCTGGGGTGAATATGCCATTCCTATACTCCTGTACGCTCCGGGCGATGACAATATGAAAGGAGTAACGAATGAAATTATACAGCAAATTGATATTATGCCGACGGTGCTGGGCTATCTCAACTACAACAAACCGTTTTTGGCCTACGGCAATAATGTGTTGGACAGTACACAACAAGATCCTCATTTTGCTTACCAATACTCGGGTGGATACCGCTGGTTTCAGGGTGATTATTTATTAATGAGCGATGCCCTGAAACCTGGAAAGTTATACAACTGGAAGATTGACCGGTTTTTGCAAGCCGACCTGGCGCAACAAAAACCAGATACTTTGGCACGAATGAACAAAAGATTAAAAGCGTTTATTCAGCAATACAATAACCGGTTAATCGATAACCGATTAACTGTACGGTAG
- the secA gene encoding preprotein translocase subunit SecA yields MFGFLSKIFGGSKSEKDTKKLQPVIEKVNSFFSQYQSLSNDELRYKTQEFRQRIKERLNKIDEEINTLNASAEALSHEALQEKDNIYKQVDDLKKNRDKEIEAVLEEIMPEAFAVMKETARRFKENEKVVAKATDLDRELSVKSEYITIDGDNAIFNNSWTAAGNTVNWNMVHYDVQLIGGAVLHSGKIAEMATGEGKTLVSTLPAYLNALAGEGVHIVTVNDYLARRDQEWNGPIFEWLGLRVDCIDKHQPNTAARRNAYLADITYGTNNEFGFDYLRDNMVHTADEMVQRKHHYAMVDEVDSVLIDDARTPLIISGPVDKADDQQYHIHKPRVQQLFIEQERIVRNALNEAKKLIEKGEDDPKTGGLHLFRAFRGLPKYNPLIKFLSEPGIKVKLQKAENYYLQDQERNMHIIDSELLFRIDEKNKSVDLTEKGLGTITRSGEDPDFFVLPDISVSLADIEKSDVPAEEKLRQKEHILNDYSQKADRIHSVQQLLKAYALFEKDVEYVVIDGAIKIVDEQTGRIMDGRRYSDGLHQALEAKENVKIEAATQTYATVTLQNFFRMYHKLGGMTGTAETEAAELWSIYKLDVVNIPTNVPIIRDDKQDLVYKTKREKYKAVIDEIEVLRNAGRPVLVGTTSVEISELLGRMLQQKKIPHNVLNAKQHAREASVVAEAGLAGAVTIATNMAGRGTDIKLGPGVKEAGGLAIIGTERHESRRVDRQLRGRAGRQGDPGSSQFYVSLEDDLMRMFGSDRIAGMMDKLGYKEGDVIQHSMISNSIQRAQKKVEENNFGIRKRLLEYDDVMNKQRNAVYEKRNHALFGERLSLDIDSAFSIVAESVVNSFKEQDDYEGFKLACIVNFGMDTAITADEFNATSENKLIDKLYEEATQRYNRHTEAIGQKAIPVFKNIRATQGPHIENVVVPFTDGRKGINVLAPLDKTVETNGQALVANMEKSITLAVIDDAWKEHLRAMDDLKQSVQTAYLEQKDPLVIYKVEAFQLFNNMTTTLNKDIISFLTQANLPDQQESNEIKEGRQEKTDLSKLSANKDEIDAAGDDYAANENDYFDPSAPPVKQEPVRVGPKIGRNDPCPCGSGKKFKQCHGKGAE; encoded by the coding sequence ATGTTTGGTTTCCTATCAAAAATTTTCGGGGGCAGTAAGTCAGAGAAAGACACTAAAAAACTTCAGCCGGTTATTGAAAAAGTAAACAGCTTTTTTAGTCAGTACCAGTCTTTAAGCAATGATGAGCTTCGTTATAAAACGCAGGAGTTCAGACAAAGAATTAAGGAACGTCTCAATAAAATTGACGAAGAAATCAATACCCTGAATGCCAGTGCAGAAGCATTGTCTCACGAAGCATTACAGGAAAAGGATAATATATACAAACAGGTAGACGACCTCAAAAAAAATCGGGATAAAGAAATCGAAGCGGTACTTGAGGAAATAATGCCGGAGGCCTTTGCAGTAATGAAGGAAACAGCGCGAAGGTTTAAAGAAAATGAAAAAGTGGTAGCCAAAGCTACTGATCTTGATCGTGAATTAAGCGTAAAGAGCGAGTACATTACTATTGATGGCGATAATGCCATATTTAATAACAGCTGGACTGCAGCCGGCAACACCGTAAACTGGAACATGGTACATTACGATGTACAGTTAATAGGGGGCGCTGTTTTACATAGCGGTAAAATTGCCGAGATGGCTACAGGTGAAGGTAAAACGCTGGTATCTACCCTGCCCGCCTACCTGAATGCCCTGGCCGGGGAAGGTGTACATATTGTAACGGTGAACGATTACCTGGCACGTCGGGACCAGGAATGGAACGGCCCTATTTTCGAATGGCTCGGTCTGAGAGTAGATTGTATTGATAAGCACCAGCCTAATACCGCAGCCCGGAGAAATGCATACCTCGCAGATATCACATATGGTACCAATAACGAGTTTGGTTTCGATTACCTGCGTGACAACATGGTGCATACCGCCGATGAAATGGTACAGCGTAAGCACCATTATGCCATGGTAGATGAGGTAGATAGTGTTTTAATTGATGATGCACGTACACCATTGATCATAAGCGGGCCTGTTGACAAAGCAGACGACCAGCAATATCATATTCATAAACCACGTGTACAGCAATTATTTATTGAGCAGGAGCGTATCGTAAGAAACGCTTTAAATGAGGCGAAGAAGTTAATTGAAAAAGGTGAAGATGATCCCAAAACAGGAGGGCTTCATTTGTTCCGTGCGTTCAGGGGCTTACCTAAGTACAATCCGCTTATTAAGTTCTTAAGTGAACCCGGCATCAAAGTAAAACTTCAAAAAGCAGAAAATTACTACCTGCAGGATCAGGAGCGTAATATGCATATCATTGATTCAGAATTATTGTTCAGAATCGATGAGAAAAACAAATCGGTAGATCTCACCGAGAAAGGCCTGGGAACTATTACCCGCTCAGGAGAAGATCCCGATTTTTTTGTGCTCCCGGACATCAGCGTAAGCCTTGCTGACATAGAAAAAAGTGATGTACCGGCCGAAGAAAAATTAAGACAGAAGGAACATATTCTTAATGATTATTCACAGAAAGCTGACCGTATCCACTCGGTACAACAATTACTGAAAGCCTATGCCCTGTTTGAAAAAGATGTAGAGTATGTGGTAATTGACGGGGCTATCAAAATTGTAGACGAACAAACAGGCCGTATTATGGATGGCCGCCGTTACAGCGATGGCTTACACCAGGCACTGGAAGCCAAGGAGAATGTGAAAATTGAGGCGGCTACGCAAACTTATGCAACGGTTACGCTTCAAAACTTTTTCCGTATGTATCACAAACTAGGTGGTATGACGGGTACTGCCGAAACAGAAGCTGCAGAGCTTTGGAGTATTTATAAACTGGATGTAGTAAACATTCCTACCAATGTTCCTATCATTAGAGATGACAAACAGGATCTGGTTTATAAAACCAAGCGTGAGAAATACAAGGCCGTAATCGATGAAATTGAAGTATTGAGAAACGCGGGTCGCCCGGTACTGGTAGGTACTACTTCTGTTGAGATAAGTGAGCTCTTGGGGCGCATGCTGCAACAAAAGAAAATCCCGCACAATGTATTAAACGCCAAACAACATGCCCGTGAAGCCAGCGTTGTTGCTGAAGCAGGATTGGCAGGCGCAGTAACCATTGCCACCAACATGGCGGGTCGGGGTACCGATATCAAACTGGGCCCAGGTGTAAAAGAAGCAGGCGGTTTAGCCATTATTGGTACAGAGCGGCACGAAAGCCGCCGCGTTGACAGACAGCTTCGTGGTCGTGCCGGTCGCCAGGGAGACCCGGGTAGTTCGCAGTTTTATGTATCGCTTGAGGATGACCTGATGCGTATGTTTGGTAGTGACCGTATTGCGGGCATGATGGACAAACTTGGTTACAAAGAAGGCGATGTCATTCAGCACAGTATGATCAGCAACTCTATTCAGCGTGCGCAGAAGAAAGTGGAAGAAAATAACTTTGGTATCCGTAAGAGATTGCTGGAGTATGATGATGTGATGAACAAACAGAGAAATGCTGTTTACGAAAAAAGAAATCATGCTTTGTTTGGAGAGCGCCTTTCACTGGATATTGACAGCGCCTTCTCAATAGTAGCAGAAAGCGTGGTTAATTCTTTTAAAGAGCAGGACGATTACGAAGGGTTTAAGCTGGCATGTATTGTAAACTTTGGTATGGATACCGCTATCACCGCTGATGAGTTTAACGCTACTTCGGAAAACAAACTGATTGATAAATTATACGAAGAAGCTACACAACGTTACAACCGGCATACAGAAGCGATTGGCCAGAAAGCAATACCCGTATTTAAGAATATTCGGGCAACGCAAGGCCCTCATATCGAAAACGTGGTGGTACCATTTACAGATGGCCGCAAAGGCATCAACGTTCTCGCACCTTTAGATAAAACGGTTGAAACCAACGGACAGGCACTTGTGGCTAACATGGAAAAATCTATTACCCTGGCGGTGATAGATGATGCATGGAAAGAGCATCTGCGTGCAATGGACGATCTGAAGCAAAGCGTACAAACAGCCTACCTGGAGCAAAAAGATCCATTGGTAATTTACAAAGTAGAAGCCTTCCAGTTGTTTAACAACATGACCACTACTTTGAACAAGGATATTATATCCTTCCTTACACAGGCTAATTTACCGGATCAGCAGGAAAGCAATGAGATAAAAGAAGGTCGCCAGGAGAAAACAGACTTAAGTAAATTAAGCGCTAATAAAGATGAGATCGATGCAGCTGGCGATGATTATGCCGCTAATGAAAATGATTATTTCGATCCGTCGGCACCGCCTGTAAAACAAGAGCCTGTGCGCGTTGGGCCTAAAATAGGACGTAATGACCCCTGCCCTTGCGGTAGCGGAAAAAAATTCAAGCAATGCCATGGCAAAGGCGCAGAATAA
- a CDS encoding cytochrome ubiquinol oxidase subunit I — protein sequence MDDFLAARSQMALSLGFHIIFACIGMIMPFFMAVSHYKWLKTGDTTYQNVTRAWSRGVAIFFATGAVSGTVLSFELGLLWPEFMKHAGPIFGMPFSLEGTAFFIEAIALGFYLYGWNRFNRWFHWFTGVVVGLSGLASGILVVAANAWMNSPTGFEYVNGQYINADPIAAMFNDAWLSQSIHMVLAATVATSFAVAGVHALMILKGKNTQFHTKAFRIAAVFAAVSAILQPLSGDFSAKDVAKRQPAKLAAMEAHFKTEEKAALIIGGVPDEKTETVKYALKIPGALSFLAHGDFNTEVTGLDKIPKDERPPVAIVHYSFQVMVMLGVAMMLIALLYLFILWRKKNWLQKRWLLKMFVLAIPAGFIAVEAGWMVTEVGRQPWIMYGFMRTADAVTPMPGIIYSFYIFTAVYLSLSIIVMILLYRQVKMVGALYDTPANQSLPDNH from the coding sequence ATGGATGATTTTCTGGCGGCTCGTTCGCAAATGGCGCTTTCTCTTGGCTTTCACATCATTTTTGCATGTATCGGGATGATCATGCCTTTCTTTATGGCAGTGTCTCATTACAAGTGGTTAAAAACAGGTGACACTACCTATCAGAATGTAACCAGGGCCTGGAGCCGGGGTGTTGCCATATTTTTTGCAACAGGTGCAGTTTCCGGCACTGTTTTGTCTTTTGAGCTGGGCTTATTATGGCCGGAGTTTATGAAACATGCAGGCCCTATCTTCGGCATGCCTTTTTCTTTGGAAGGAACGGCCTTCTTTATCGAAGCCATTGCATTAGGTTTTTATTTATATGGATGGAATCGCTTTAACAGGTGGTTTCATTGGTTTACCGGTGTGGTGGTAGGGCTAAGCGGCTTGGCTTCGGGCATACTTGTGGTGGCAGCCAACGCGTGGATGAATAGTCCAACAGGATTTGAATACGTAAACGGACAATATATCAACGCCGATCCTATAGCTGCCATGTTTAACGATGCCTGGCTTTCTCAATCTATACATATGGTGTTGGCGGCTACCGTAGCCACCAGCTTCGCTGTAGCCGGTGTGCATGCCCTGATGATACTAAAAGGAAAGAATACACAGTTTCATACAAAAGCATTTCGGATTGCGGCCGTATTTGCTGCAGTCAGCGCCATTCTGCAACCATTGAGCGGAGATTTTTCAGCCAAGGATGTAGCGAAAAGACAACCTGCAAAACTGGCTGCCATGGAAGCTCATTTTAAAACAGAAGAAAAAGCAGCATTGATCATAGGCGGTGTTCCGGATGAAAAAACCGAAACCGTAAAATATGCATTAAAAATACCGGGAGCCTTAAGTTTCCTGGCCCATGGCGATTTTAATACTGAAGTAACAGGCCTGGATAAAATCCCCAAAGATGAACGGCCTCCCGTTGCAATAGTACATTACTCTTTCCAGGTCATGGTAATGCTGGGTGTGGCAATGATGCTCATCGCCCTTCTGTATCTGTTCATTTTATGGAGAAAGAAAAACTGGCTTCAAAAAAGATGGCTGTTAAAGATGTTTGTACTCGCTATCCCGGCAGGATTTATTGCTGTGGAAGCCGGGTGGATGGTGACTGAGGTAGGAAGACAACCGTGGATCATGTATGGCTTTATGCGCACGGCTGATGCGGTTACTCCCATGCCGGGCATTATCTATTCGTTTTATATTTTCACTGCAGTTTATCTTTCCCTGAGCATTATTGTAATGATATTGCTGTACCGGCAGGTAAAAATGGTGGGTGCTTTATACGATACTCCCGCAAACCAATCATTACCCGATAACCATTAA
- a CDS encoding cytochrome d ubiquinol oxidase subunit II: protein MIYVVMAYLWASVLLYVLMGGADFGAGVLEFLSTSKSKDSTRKVMYRAIGPIWEANHMWLIIAIVILFVGFPVIYTTMSVYLHIPLTIMLLGIIARGTAFTFRNYDAVKDKMQVVYSKTFMYSSIITPLFLGIIAGSAVSGRIDPGAANFLDAYIFSWLAPFPVAVGIFTVTICGFLAAIFIIGETRSEEDTKRFVTKSKHMSIAALAAAALVFIAARVEDIPLEHWLFGNPVSIICVILAIISLVWMWASLFTRQTKLIRVIAGAQVSLLLVAITYEHYPVLVNLKNTEGLSLLAQQGAEKTIRALGIALLAGSVLILPSLFYLLYSFSNRAEE from the coding sequence ATGATTTACGTAGTAATGGCATATTTATGGGCTTCAGTTTTACTGTACGTATTAATGGGTGGAGCTGATTTTGGCGCCGGTGTGCTGGAGTTTCTCTCCACATCGAAAAGTAAAGACAGTACCCGTAAAGTAATGTACAGAGCCATAGGACCTATTTGGGAAGCCAATCATATGTGGCTGATTATTGCTATTGTAATACTTTTTGTGGGGTTCCCGGTCATTTATACCACCATGTCGGTCTATCTCCATATTCCTTTAACCATCATGCTGCTGGGCATTATTGCCAGGGGCACAGCTTTTACTTTCAGGAACTACGACGCTGTAAAAGATAAAATGCAGGTAGTGTATTCCAAAACCTTTATGTACTCCAGTATCATCACTCCGCTGTTCTTAGGCATCATTGCGGGTAGCGCTGTATCGGGCAGGATAGATCCCGGCGCTGCTAATTTTTTAGATGCCTATATTTTCAGCTGGCTGGCGCCATTTCCCGTTGCCGTTGGAATTTTTACCGTCACCATCTGTGGTTTCCTGGCAGCTATATTTATAATTGGCGAAACAAGATCTGAAGAGGATACAAAACGTTTTGTTACTAAATCAAAACATATGAGCATTGCGGCCCTGGCAGCCGCAGCACTAGTATTTATAGCAGCCCGGGTAGAAGATATCCCGCTGGAACACTGGCTTTTTGGAAATCCTGTAAGTATCATTTGCGTAATATTAGCTATCATATCCCTGGTATGGATGTGGGCCTCTTTATTTACCAGGCAAACCAAACTGATCAGGGTAATTGCCGGCGCCCAGGTATCTCTGTTACTGGTTGCTATCACCTACGAGCATTACCCCGTATTAGTCAACCTGAAAAATACGGAGGGACTATCTTTATTGGCACAGCAGGGAGCAGAAAAGACCATCAGGGCGCTGGGCATAGCATTGCTTGCGGGAAGTGTTTTAATATTACCCTCCTTGTTTTACCTGTTATATAGTTTTTCTAACCGCGCAGAGGAATAA